In the genome of Helicobacter colisuis, one region contains:
- the galU gene encoding UTP--glucose-1-phosphate uridylyltransferase GalU has product MIKKCLFPAAGYGTRFLPATKAIPKEMLPIVNKPLIQYGVEEAIEAGIANMAIVTGRGKRSLEDHFDISYELEHQIQGTSKEGYLKDIRRLLNTCTFSYTRQMEMKGLGHAILIGENLIGKEPFGVILSDDLCDNEGGVGVLSQMCEIYKKYKCSIVAVEEVAKEEVSKYGVISGREVDDGVFMVDNMIEKPSIEEAPSNLAIIGRYILTPDIFEILKHTKPGKNGEIQITDALMEQCKKGMVLAYKFQGVRYDCGSVDGFVRATNVFYEKYQGK; this is encoded by the coding sequence ATGATAAAAAAATGCCTATTTCCAGCTGCAGGATATGGAACGAGATTTTTACCAGCTACAAAAGCAATACCTAAGGAAATGCTACCCATTGTTAATAAGCCTTTAATACAATATGGCGTAGAGGAGGCAATTGAGGCAGGGATTGCTAATATGGCAATTGTAACAGGAAGGGGCAAACGCTCTTTGGAAGATCATTTTGATATTAGTTATGAATTAGAACACCAAATACAAGGAACTAGTAAAGAGGGTTATTTAAAAGACATTCGTCGCCTTTTAAACACTTGCACTTTTTCTTATACAAGACAAATGGAAATGAAAGGATTAGGGCATGCGATTTTAATAGGTGAAAATCTTATTGGCAAGGAGCCTTTTGGGGTGATTTTAAGCGATGATTTGTGTGATAATGAGGGTGGTGTTGGAGTGCTATCTCAAATGTGTGAAATTTATAAAAAATACAAATGTTCTATCGTTGCCGTCGAAGAAGTAGCAAAAGAAGAGGTAAGTAAATATGGAGTGATTTCTGGTAGAGAAGTAGATGATGGTGTTTTTATGGTGGATAATATGATTGAAAAGCCAAGCATAGAAGAAGCCCCAAGTAATCTAGCCATTATTGGGCGCTATATTTTAACTCCTGATATTTTTGAAATTTTAAAGCACACAAAACCTGGTAAAAATGGTGAAATTCAAATTACAGATGCCTTAATGGAGCAATGCAAAAAGGGAATGGTGCTTGCCTATAAATTTCAGGGTGTGCGCTATGATTGCGGAAGTGTTGATGGATTTGTTAGGGCAACTAATGTGTTTTATGAAAAATATCAAGGCAAATAG
- a CDS encoding bifunctional 3,4-dihydroxy-2-butanone 4-phosphate synthase/GTP cyclohydrolase II, whose amino-acid sequence MEAILRVEEAIKAIKNGEMIIIMDDEDRENEGDLVMAGIFSTPEKINFMAQEARGLICVSITKEIANVLDLPPMVSHNSSNHETAFTISIDAKEAKTGISAYERDLTINLMCRANAKPDDFVRPGHIFPLIAKEGGVLERTGHTEASVDICKLAGLKPISVICEIMREDGLMARRGDKFLSEFSIKHNLKILYVSDLIQYRLSFENLIAILSKESCQFLQTKTEKIKIKDHLNRIHTIFKIGNPLQNPLVKFHTITQDLMLLEDTEKFNGLMNAIGKLKSEGGYLIFLATEANKDIKGLGIGAQILKALEIRDFKLLTTSKFDENDCGMLSGFDLKILERIEI is encoded by the coding sequence ATGGAAGCGATTTTAAGAGTAGAAGAAGCAATTAAAGCCATTAAAAATGGTGAAATGATTATTATAATGGATGATGAAGATAGGGAAAATGAGGGCGATTTGGTTATGGCGGGAATCTTTAGCACGCCAGAGAAAATTAATTTTATGGCTCAAGAAGCAAGAGGGCTTATTTGTGTTTCTATTACAAAAGAAATTGCCAATGTGCTAGATTTGCCACCAATGGTTAGTCATAATAGCTCTAATCACGAAACAGCCTTTACTATTTCTATTGATGCTAAAGAAGCTAAAACGGGTATTTCTGCTTATGAGCGTGATTTGACTATAAATCTTATGTGCAGGGCAAATGCAAAGCCTGATGATTTTGTGCGTCCGGGGCATATTTTTCCTTTGATTGCCAAAGAGGGTGGAGTGCTAGAGCGGACAGGGCATACAGAAGCGAGCGTGGATATTTGTAAATTAGCAGGATTAAAGCCTATTAGCGTAATTTGTGAGATTATGAGAGAAGATGGCTTGATGGCTAGGAGAGGCGATAAGTTTTTGAGTGAATTTTCTATCAAACATAACCTAAAAATCTTGTATGTTTCAGATTTGATTCAATATCGTTTAAGCTTTGAAAATCTTATTGCGATTCTTTCAAAAGAGAGTTGTCAATTTTTGCAAACTAAAACAGAAAAAATCAAAATCAAAGATCACTTAAATCGAATCCACACGATTTTTAAAATTGGCAATCCATTACAAAACCCTTTAGTGAAATTCCACACTATCACACAGGATTTAATGCTGCTAGAAGATACAGAAAAGTTTAATGGGTTGATGAATGCTATAGGCAAGCTAAAAAGTGAGGGTGGATATTTGATATTCCTTGCTACAGAGGCAAACAAGGACATTAAGGGGCTTGGCATTGGTGCGCAGATTCTAAAAGCCTTGGAGATTCGGGATTTTAAACTGCTTACTACTTCTAAATTTGATGAAAATGATTGTGGTATGCTAAGTGGATTTGATTTGAAAATTCTTGAGAGGATTGAAATATGA
- a CDS encoding DUF815 domain-containing protein, translating into MKQFEWDCERHCAAIYRSSGYLHQVYELENYEWEDFYNLQKEIGLLCANTESFLFKGMGVNVLLWGARGCGKSSLIKALLPKYSKAGLRILQIFKQDLKMLPEILDFLRTKDYKFIVFCDDLSFNENDQEYKNLKTILEGSIEKFPQNIRFYITSNRRHLMPEFHSENEIFGFEGNEDKIALFERFPLCIGFYTHGNQEYLEVLQGYFKKLPLELQNPDNWENIRKKALIFASKRGSKNPRIATQFFKLYESGLIDLI; encoded by the coding sequence ATGAAACAGTTTGAATGGGATTGTGAGCGACATTGTGCTGCCATTTATCGCAGTAGTGGCTATTTGCATCAAGTTTATGAATTAGAAAATTATGAGTGGGAAGATTTCTATAATTTACAAAAAGAAATAGGGCTTTTATGTGCCAATACCGAATCTTTTTTGTTTAAGGGAATGGGTGTGAATGTTTTGCTCTGGGGCGCTAGAGGTTGTGGAAAATCTTCATTAATCAAAGCACTTTTGCCAAAATACTCTAAAGCAGGTTTGAGAATCTTGCAAATTTTTAAACAAGACTTGAAAATGTTGCCTGAAATTTTAGATTTTTTACGTACCAAAGATTATAAGTTTATCGTTTTTTGTGATGATTTGAGTTTTAATGAAAATGATCAAGAATATAAGAATCTAAAAACAATTTTAGAAGGTAGTATTGAGAAATTTCCACAAAATATTCGCTTTTATATAACTTCTAATCGTCGCCATTTAATGCCAGAATTTCATAGTGAGAATGAAATTTTTGGATTTGAGGGAAATGAAGATAAAATTGCTTTGTTTGAGAGATTTCCACTTTGTATTGGGTTTTATACACATGGCAATCAAGAATATTTAGAAGTGTTGCAAGGTTATTTTAAAAAGTTGCCTTTAGAGTTGCAAAATCCCGATAATTGGGAAAATATTCGAAAAAAAGCTCTTATTTTTGCATCTAAAAGGGGTTCAAAAAATCCAAGAATCGCAACACAATTTTTTAAACTTTACGAAAGTGGTTTGATAGATTTGATTTAA
- a CDS encoding YqiA/YcfP family alpha/beta fold hydrolase, giving the protein MLLYLHGFRSVGLCYKGSLIASFAPNALTPNLPYVPDLAIELIENFIKKYQKTQKICLVGSSLGGYYATFLAEKYQLKAVLINPVINAYQTLLPAIGKVSVPYNGESFIWTLDLIESLKKYYVEAINPSLYCVLLQKGDRILDYRVAAQKFKDSKLVIEEGGSHHFDNFLSQKDLLLSWDS; this is encoded by the coding sequence ATGCTTTTGTATTTGCATGGATTTAGAAGTGTTGGGCTTTGTTACAAGGGTAGTTTGATAGCTAGTTTTGCGCCTAATGCACTAACTCCTAACTTACCTTATGTTCCAGATTTAGCCATAGAATTGATAGAAAATTTTATTAAAAAATATCAAAAAACACAAAAAATCTGCCTTGTAGGTAGCTCTCTTGGTGGCTATTATGCAACTTTTTTAGCAGAAAAATATCAACTTAAAGCAGTGTTAATTAATCCTGTTATAAACGCGTATCAAACCTTACTTCCAGCCATTGGCAAGGTGTCTGTCCCTTATAATGGAGAGAGTTTTATTTGGACGCTTGATTTAATTGAGAGCCTTAAAAAATACTATGTGGAAGCTATTAATCCTAGTTTGTATTGCGTATTGTTACAAAAAGGTGATAGGATTTTGGATTATAGGGTGGCTGCACAGAAGTTTAAAGATTCTAAATTGGTAATAGAAGAGGGCGGTTCGCATCATTTTGATAATTTTCTCTCTCAAAAAGATTTATTGCTAAGTTGGGATTCTTAA
- the tpx gene encoding thiol peroxidase, with protein sequence MVTFKGNSVSLSGKTLNVGDSAPKVDLIAGDLSVKSVGGANGKFQIINVVPSLDTGVCATQTRKFNEKAASLSNAEVSVVSLDLPFAQGRFCSTEGIKNVVALSDFRNKAFGEAYGVILAGSPLEGLLTRAVFVVNPEGKIVHKEIVSEITSEPDYEAALAAVK encoded by the coding sequence ATGGTTACTTTTAAAGGAAATTCAGTTAGTTTAAGCGGTAAAACTCTAAATGTTGGCGATAGTGCTCCTAAAGTGGATCTTATAGCTGGAGATTTGAGCGTAAAAAGTGTGGGTGGTGCTAATGGTAAGTTTCAAATTATCAATGTTGTGCCTTCACTAGACACAGGTGTGTGTGCTACTCAAACACGCAAATTCAACGAAAAAGCCGCAAGTCTTTCTAATGCTGAAGTGTCTGTAGTGTCTCTTGATTTACCTTTTGCGCAAGGAAGATTCTGTTCAACAGAAGGTATTAAAAATGTTGTTGCATTGAGTGATTTTAGGAATAAAGCATTTGGTGAGGCTTATGGAGTAATTTTGGCAGGTTCTCCACTTGAGGGACTTCTTACACGCGCGGTATTTGTGGTTAATCCAGAAGGTAAAATCGTGCATAAAGAAATTGTTAGTGAGATTACAAGCGAGCCAGATTATGAAGCAGCTTTAGCAGCAGTTAAATAA
- the murA gene encoding UDP-N-acetylglucosamine 1-carboxyvinyltransferase, whose protein sequence is MDFLRIEGQACLQGSIQISGAKNSALPLIALSLLSKERATLSNLPDVVDIKTFFSLLNMLGCEIIQLDKHTTSIVAKTLNNTKANYDIVRKMRASILVLGPLLGRFGCCEVSLPGGCAIGARPVDLHIKAFQKMGAEIRLQGGYIVAEAKEGLKGSVINFDKITVTGTENILMAAAMAKGKTQIINAAKEPEVIQLCEVLKASGVEISGIGNDEIEIYGTNREPLNFPANIEVIPDRIEAGTYLCAGAITNSQITLHRLNPIHLTAVLSKLEEIGFAMDIKGDSITIYPAKNRQSFEISTAEYPGFPTDMQAQFMALATQCEGGSIIQERLFENRFMHVSELQRMGANIKLKGNIATIQGKSELFGADVMATDLRASSALVLAALVAKGESHIHRIYHLDRGYENLEAKLTGLGAKISREKE, encoded by the coding sequence ATGGATTTTTTACGCATTGAGGGACAAGCGTGTTTGCAAGGTTCTATTCAAATTTCAGGAGCAAAAAATTCGGCACTTCCACTTATAGCCTTAAGTTTGCTCTCTAAAGAAAGGGCGACTTTAAGTAATTTACCTGATGTAGTGGATATTAAGACATTTTTTTCTTTATTGAATATGCTTGGTTGCGAAATTATTCAGCTAGATAAACACACAACAAGCATTGTTGCAAAAACACTTAATAATACAAAAGCCAATTATGATATTGTGCGTAAAATGCGTGCTTCAATCCTTGTTTTAGGACCACTTTTGGGGAGATTTGGTTGTTGCGAAGTAAGCTTGCCAGGGGGTTGTGCTATTGGCGCAAGACCTGTAGATTTGCACATTAAAGCGTTTCAAAAAATGGGTGCTGAGATTCGGCTGCAAGGTGGATATATTGTTGCAGAAGCAAAAGAGGGCTTAAAAGGGAGTGTGATAAATTTTGATAAAATCACCGTGACAGGCACCGAGAATATTTTAATGGCAGCTGCTATGGCAAAGGGTAAAACGCAAATCATCAATGCCGCAAAAGAGCCAGAAGTAATTCAGCTTTGTGAAGTTTTAAAAGCAAGTGGAGTGGAGATTAGCGGCATCGGAAATGATGAAATTGAGATTTATGGCACAAATAGAGAACCTTTAAATTTTCCTGCTAATATTGAGGTGATTCCAGATAGGATTGAGGCAGGGACATATCTTTGCGCAGGTGCCATTACTAATTCACAAATCACATTGCACCGCCTTAATCCCATTCATCTAACAGCAGTTCTCTCTAAGCTTGAGGAGATTGGTTTTGCAATGGATATTAAAGGCGATTCAATTACAATTTATCCTGCAAAGAATCGGCAAAGTTTTGAGATTTCTACAGCAGAGTATCCTGGGTTTCCTACTGATATGCAAGCGCAATTCATGGCTTTAGCTACGCAGTGTGAGGGGGGTAGCATTATTCAAGAGAGACTTTTTGAGAATCGCTTTATGCATGTAAGTGAGCTTCAAAGAATGGGTGCAAATATCAAGCTAAAAGGCAATATAGCAACAATTCAAGGTAAAAGTGAGCTTTTTGGTGCAGATGTTATGGCGACAGATCTGCGTGCTTCAAGCGCATTGGTTTTGGCTGCTCTTGTAGCAAAGGGAGAGAGTCATATTCATCGAATCTATCATCTTGATAGAGGTTATGAGAATCTTGAAGCCAAGCTCACTGGGCTTGGTGCTAAAATTTCAAGAGAAAAAGAATGA
- the rsmH gene encoding 16S rRNA (cytosine(1402)-N(4))-methyltransferase RsmH, producing the protein MRIPHISVLKQEVLEAFNTEIIHQKGGILIDCTLGFGGHSLALLEKYPKLKIIGIDQDDEAITLAKKRLEPFLNRFSIEYGRFSGVLKQILQRESNVVGILADIGVSSMQFDSKERGFCFDSEFLDMRMDQSQNFTAKDIVNSYPLTELERIFRDFGEIREYKKLAHCIVELRKKEKITSAKMLSQFIAKHFKHPKIHPATLAFQALRIEVNNELGELESMLKIFDSQEMQDFSRLCLISFHSLEDRIIKNKFKQWENPCICPPQALKCECSRNHQKGRSLYKKPIIPKEEEIKDNPRARSSKMRIFEFLH; encoded by the coding sequence ATGAGAATTCCACATATTTCGGTTTTAAAGCAAGAAGTTTTAGAAGCTTTTAATACAGAAATAATCCATCAAAAGGGTGGAATCTTGATTGATTGCACTTTGGGATTTGGGGGGCATAGCTTGGCGCTTTTAGAAAAATATCCTAAGCTAAAAATCATAGGCATTGATCAAGATGATGAAGCAATCACTCTTGCAAAGAAGCGTTTAGAACCTTTTTTAAATCGTTTTAGCATCGAATATGGACGCTTTAGCGGAGTTTTAAAACAGATTTTACAAAGAGAGAGCAATGTTGTTGGAATCTTAGCAGACATTGGAGTTTCTTCAATGCAGTTTGATAGCAAGGAGAGGGGATTTTGTTTTGATTCAGAGTTTCTTGATATGCGAATGGATCAAAGTCAAAATTTTACTGCAAAGGATATTGTTAATTCATATCCACTAACTGAATTGGAGCGAATCTTTAGGGATTTTGGCGAGATTAGGGAGTATAAGAAACTTGCTCACTGCATTGTGGAATTGCGCAAAAAAGAAAAAATTACAAGCGCAAAAATGCTTAGTCAATTTATCGCCAAGCATTTTAAGCACCCCAAAATTCACCCCGCTACACTTGCTTTTCAGGCTTTAAGAATTGAAGTAAATAATGAGCTAGGCGAATTAGAATCAATGTTAAAAATTTTTGATTCTCAAGAAATGCAGGATTTTAGCCGACTTTGTCTTATTTCTTTTCATTCTTTGGAAGATAGGATTATTAAAAATAAATTTAAACAATGGGAAAATCCTTGTATTTGTCCGCCACAAGCTTTAAAATGTGAGTGTAGTAGAAATCATCAAAAGGGCAGAAGCCTTTATAAGAAGCCAATTATTCCAAAAGAAGAGGAGATTAAAGATAATCCTCGAGCGCGTAGTTCTAAGATGCGCATTTTTGAGTTTTTGCATTAA